A region from the Nonlabens sp. YIK11 genome encodes:
- a CDS encoding RrF2 family transcriptional regulator, with amino-acid sequence MLSRKTKYGIKALSFLARNSSQTTFAIATIAQAENIPHKFLEAILLELRKNSILGSRKGKGGGYYLLQPPAQIRMSTVHRILEGPIAMLPCVSLNYYEKCEDCPDEDACTVNRLMLKVRDNTLEILENQTLADLIGN; translated from the coding sequence ATGCTTTCCAGAAAGACAAAATATGGAATTAAGGCCTTATCGTTTTTGGCCAGGAATTCAAGTCAGACCACTTTTGCGATCGCTACTATCGCACAGGCAGAAAATATACCGCATAAATTTCTTGAAGCGATTCTTTTAGAACTTCGTAAAAATTCCATCCTGGGCAGTCGTAAGGGAAAAGGTGGTGGCTATTATTTGCTGCAGCCACCAGCACAGATCAGGATGTCCACGGTACACCGTATTCTTGAAGGACCCATTGCGATGTTACCTTGTGTAAGCCTCAATTATTATGAAAAATGTGAGGACTGTCCTGACGAGGACGCGTGTACCGTCAATCGATTAATGCTCAAGGTGCGTGACAATACCTTAGAAATACTTGAAAACCAAACTCTCGCCGACTTGATCGGTAATTAA
- a CDS encoding sensor histidine kinase has protein sequence MIIASKPANEKERLNSLRRLKILDTISEDQYDNITELAAFVCGTKNAVISLIDEDRQWFKSKVGINVCETDRDISFCSHTINRPDEILEIPDTTKDERFIGNPLVTHPETPTIFYAGVPILSVDGYAIGTLCVLHDEPKELTSSQRKALKNLARQVEQLFKLHVANQALEISQKHLQKHNTLLKDFAATVSHDMKMPLANLIVTSDILNKKYSALIDDDGRQYLGYLKKSSLSLSDYITNILSHYESSSHDIEDRTTFNLNDVLEDIVELINIKHHCEINLPEVNHTIYCNQVALEQIFLNLISNSIKYNDKEETIINLEADIHSSHYEFRIIDNGIGIPQDKISYIFELFNTVGEYDRDGNQGHGIGLSTVKQLVESLGGSITAKSELGVSTTFTFTIER, from the coding sequence ATGATTATAGCCTCAAAACCTGCTAATGAAAAAGAACGCCTCAACTCGTTGCGACGTCTTAAGATCCTAGATACTATATCTGAGGATCAATACGATAACATTACAGAACTAGCGGCTTTTGTTTGCGGCACCAAGAATGCCGTAATATCTCTTATCGACGAGGATCGACAGTGGTTCAAGTCCAAAGTGGGCATCAATGTATGTGAAACAGATAGAGATATTAGCTTTTGCTCCCATACGATCAACCGGCCAGATGAGATTCTGGAAATCCCGGATACCACCAAGGACGAACGATTTATAGGAAACCCGTTAGTCACTCATCCTGAAACTCCAACGATCTTTTATGCAGGTGTTCCCATATTAAGTGTTGATGGCTATGCCATAGGAACCTTATGTGTTCTACATGATGAACCCAAAGAACTTACCAGCAGCCAACGTAAAGCTTTGAAAAACCTCGCCCGACAGGTAGAGCAGCTTTTTAAATTACATGTGGCCAATCAAGCACTGGAAATTTCACAGAAACATCTTCAAAAGCATAACACGCTTTTAAAGGACTTTGCCGCTACGGTTTCTCATGATATGAAAATGCCGCTAGCTAATCTGATTGTAACTTCAGACATATTAAATAAGAAATACAGTGCTTTAATTGACGATGATGGAAGACAGTATTTAGGATACCTCAAAAAATCATCGTTGTCATTAAGTGATTATATCACAAATATTCTTTCGCATTACGAGAGCTCGTCACATGATATTGAAGATCGCACCACCTTCAATTTAAACGACGTGCTGGAAGACATCGTGGAATTGATCAATATCAAACATCACTGTGAAATCAACTTACCTGAAGTAAATCACACGATTTACTGCAATCAAGTAGCGCTGGAACAAATCTTCCTCAATTTGATAAGCAATAGTATCAAATACAACGACAAGGAAGAAACTATCATAAACCTAGAGGCTGATATTCACTCGAGCCATTATGAGTTTAGGATTATCGATAACGGTATAGGGATTCCGCAAGATAAAATATCCTACATCTTTGAACTATTCAATACCGTAGGAGAATATGACCGCGATGGCAATCAAGGCCACGGCATAGGATTATCTACCGTTAAGCAATTGGTTGAAAGCCTAGGCGGCAGCATTACAGCAAAATCCGAATTGGGAGTTTCGACCACATTTACATTTACTATTGAGCGCTAA
- a CDS encoding aspartate kinase, which produces MKTIHLYIFGLGNVGSKLIQQVLESHEFFKKQQHLELRIVGLANSRRVYTTSRGITADWKNEFAKHSQVREEKSFYEFSEDYQVPKIAIDATASKELSKFYPEIAGQGFHIVTANKIANTLSQDFYDQLRVVLNSQNLKFEYETNVGAGLPIVQTVRDLYHSGEQIFAINGVFSGSLGYIFNRYSQEDVPFSQVVKDALQNGYTEPDPREDLSGNDVARKLLVLAREAGLKLEFEDIDVENLVVPQLQTYSLNQFLTELSSLDEQMQQRKNDLKPNEVLRHLGQLDVRNQTLTVSLQAVSKDSPAGQLQGSDGFFEIYSESYAKEPLVIKGAGAGREVTARGLLSDIIKIGRSLKQQPVPQFCVN; this is translated from the coding sequence ATGAAAACAATACACCTCTATATTTTCGGCTTAGGAAATGTGGGCAGTAAGCTCATACAACAAGTTCTTGAAAGCCATGAATTTTTTAAAAAACAACAGCACTTGGAATTGCGCATTGTAGGTCTGGCCAACTCTCGCAGGGTTTACACTACATCAAGAGGAATTACCGCAGATTGGAAAAATGAATTTGCAAAGCATTCTCAGGTTAGGGAAGAGAAAAGCTTCTACGAATTTTCTGAAGACTATCAGGTTCCTAAAATAGCTATAGACGCTACTGCCAGTAAAGAACTTTCTAAATTTTATCCAGAGATTGCTGGACAAGGATTTCACATAGTTACTGCAAATAAGATTGCTAATACCTTATCGCAGGATTTTTATGATCAATTACGTGTGGTATTGAACAGTCAAAACCTAAAATTTGAGTATGAAACCAATGTAGGTGCAGGGTTACCTATCGTTCAAACGGTCAGAGATTTGTATCACAGTGGTGAGCAGATCTTTGCTATCAATGGTGTTTTTTCAGGTTCGTTGGGATATATTTTCAATAGGTATTCACAAGAAGATGTACCATTTTCCCAAGTGGTAAAGGATGCGCTTCAAAATGGCTATACAGAACCTGATCCCAGAGAAGACTTGTCGGGTAATGACGTGGCGCGTAAACTTTTGGTCCTCGCCCGTGAAGCCGGATTAAAACTCGAGTTTGAAGACATTGATGTAGAAAATCTAGTAGTACCGCAGCTACAGACCTATTCTCTAAATCAGTTTTTAACAGAGCTGTCATCGCTGGACGAACAGATGCAGCAGCGCAAAAATGACCTTAAACCTAATGAGGTGTTGCGACACTTGGGGCAGCTGGATGTAAGAAACCAGACCTTGACGGTATCCCTTCAAGCCGTTTCCAAAGATTCGCCTGCAGGACAATTACAAGGTAGCGATGGTTTTTTTGAGATCTATTCTGAAAGCTACGCCAAGGAGCCGCTAGTCATCAAAGGCGCTGGTGCTGGTCGCGAAGTGACCGCACGTGGTTTGTTGTCTGATATCATTAAGATAGGTAGATCCTTGAAGCAACAGCCAGTTCCACAATTTTGTGTGAACTAG